From one Verrucomicrobiota bacterium genomic stretch:
- a CDS encoding terminase family protein, with amino-acid sequence MRHFEEKFFLPYQQRWINDPARLKIVEKSRQIGLSMATAYHLVREHSCQKCRYDAWVASRDEVQAKLFLEDCQKFSQILHVVAQYSGQTVIAADKKPGAMALRFSNHRAIHSLSSNPDAQAGKRGTRVLDEFALHPNPRLLYAAAYPGITWGGKLEIISTHRGSNNFFYQLIQEITQNGNPKNFSHHKVTLADALDEGFLTKLQAKALPDDPIRDMDAAEYFDFIRRSCPDAETFRQEYMCEPYEDQSIFLPTELVDAAEQEADMPPQSDLYMGVDIGRTEDRTVFWILAAVETSLVTKEVIVLQNKTFSEQEAVFYQLLALPNLRRACIDQTGIGRQFAERAVERFGNYRVEGVTFTNAVKEQLAYRLRSVFEDHKIKIPASEAIRADLRAVKRENTFTGKIRFAADQSEYGHADRFWALALAIHAVGNVPATTESFFVNIPRNHENIFSNFRRTNATLDACAI; translated from the coding sequence ATGAGGCATTTCGAGGAAAAGTTTTTCTTGCCCTATCAGCAGCGGTGGATTAACGATCCCGCGCGATTGAAAATCGTCGAAAAGTCGCGCCAGATCGGGCTTTCGATGGCAACAGCGTACCACCTCGTTCGGGAACATTCCTGCCAAAAGTGCCGGTACGATGCTTGGGTTGCCTCTCGTGACGAGGTTCAAGCGAAACTATTTCTGGAAGATTGTCAGAAATTTAGCCAGATTTTACATGTCGTGGCGCAGTATTCTGGACAAACCGTGATTGCCGCTGATAAGAAACCGGGAGCAATGGCGCTGCGCTTTAGTAATCATCGAGCCATCCATTCGTTATCCTCGAATCCCGATGCTCAGGCGGGGAAGCGTGGAACGCGGGTCCTTGATGAATTCGCGCTCCACCCGAATCCACGGTTGCTGTACGCTGCGGCGTATCCGGGGATCACCTGGGGCGGCAAGCTGGAGATTATTTCGACACACCGCGGGTCGAATAATTTTTTCTATCAGCTCATTCAGGAGATTACACAAAACGGAAATCCAAAAAATTTTTCCCATCACAAAGTAACGCTTGCCGACGCGCTTGATGAGGGATTTTTAACGAAATTACAGGCAAAAGCGCTCCCAGATGACCCGATTCGTGATATGGATGCAGCGGAGTATTTTGATTTTATTCGGCGATCGTGTCCGGATGCGGAGACATTTCGGCAGGAGTATATGTGCGAGCCGTATGAGGATCAGTCGATCTTTTTACCGACAGAGCTTGTGGATGCAGCGGAACAGGAAGCGGATATGCCGCCACAGTCGGACCTCTATATGGGAGTGGATATTGGACGCACCGAAGATCGTACCGTATTTTGGATTCTCGCGGCGGTGGAAACGTCGTTGGTGACAAAAGAGGTTATTGTTCTCCAAAATAAAACATTTTCAGAACAGGAAGCAGTTTTTTACCAATTGCTGGCGCTCCCGAATTTAAGAAGAGCTTGTATCGATCAAACGGGAATTGGACGGCAATTTGCGGAACGTGCGGTTGAGCGGTTTGGAAACTACCGCGTTGAGGGCGTTACGTTTACAAATGCCGTCAAGGAGCAGTTGGCGTATCGTCTGCGCTCCGTGTTCGAAGATCACAAAATAAAAATCCCGGCGAGTGAGGCGATCCGTGCCGATTTACGGGCAGTGAAGCGCGAAAATACATTTACCGGGAAAATCCGCTTTGCGGCCGATCAAAGCGAGTACGGGCATGCCGACCGTTTTTGGGCTTTGGCACTAGCAATTCACGCTGTGGGCAACGTTCCTGCAACAACTGAATCCTTTTTTGTTAACATACCGAGAAACCATGAAAACATTTTCTCAAATTTCCGACGCACGAATGCAACACTCGATGCGTGCGCGATTTAA